Sequence from the Nitrospirota bacterium genome:
AAAGAGCAATACTGATACGATTAACAATGATATTTTTATGCTCTTTTTCATAATATTATCTCCTATCAATTCATTTTAAGGACAATCGTATGTTAAAGTCCCTGTTGTCGTCATATACATGAAGTATCCCTGCCCCTGGTGCAGTGAATTTAAATTATTATACGGAAAGCCCTTAATAAACAGCTTGCCCTTCCCGCTTACAACAATATTATAATTGCCATCAATACACCTTAAGGCATCTGCAGGATTTAATCCCTCATCACCCCTATATCCAACCTGTACCCAGCCTGCTGTAAGTGTGCTTGTAGCAGCCTTTGAAAGCTTCTCACCTGGAAGGGTTATTACTATATCCTGATTTGCATATATCCAGTAAGCCCTGTCAGGAAGCAGTTTCTTAAGCGTATTAAATGGGGATCCAGGTATATGCACCTTCCCTTCAGGTCCGATAAGCAATAGATAATCTGTTGAGGATAACCCTATATCAGTCATTGCGGCATCAATATTTTCCACTGAATTCATGGCCGCCCCTGAAGCATATTCTCCCTGATCCGGCTGCGAGCCTGCCTTATAATAACCGACATCACTTATCCATCCAACAAGATTCCAGCCGGCATTAAGAGAAACATCGATACCAGGAACTTCAACTTCAGCAGCGGTAACAATAATCTGAGCAGTATCTATACCAACACCACCGTCATCATCTGTCACCCTCAGTCCGACTGCATAGTTACCAACAGCATCATATGTAATCTGCGCACCGTTACCGGATGTCTCATATATACCATCGCCATCAAGATCCCAAGCGTAATTAAGAACATCAGTATTCCCGGAATCTACAGCTGAACCCGAAAGAAGAACAGCGGTTCCTGCCACAGCGGAATAAGGCCCGCCGGCATCTGCCACAGGAGGAACATTGTTTATCATTATAGTAGTAGTTGTTGTGCCAATAGCGCCAAGATTATCAGTAACCTTAAGCCCGATAGTAAAAGGCCCAAGAGGGCCATCAATGGAGGCGGCATCAAATCCCATGGGGTTGCCAATCGTTTCATAGACTCCGTCGTTGTCTAAATCCCATGCATATGAGACTATTGAGCCATCAGCATCTGAAGAACCCGAAGCATCAAGCAGCGAGGTTGTCCCCTCGTTAACATTGTACGGCCCGCCTGCATCAGCTACAGGTGACTGATTAGGCGCTGCAACCCCGTCACCGCTCAGCGCCACAACAAGAGGGCTGGAAGGATCATTAGAGTATATATTTATTTCAGCGCTCTTTAATGCTACTGAAACAGGCGACATAGCAACTATCACCTCGCATGTATCAGCAGGAGCAAGGTTGCTTCCATTACATGAATCAGCCTGAACAATAAAATCTTCTACATCAGCGCCGGCAATTACAACAGACCCTAATTGTAAATCACCATTGCCTATATTATATACAGTAAATTTCTGGGTAACTGAGGAGCTTCCAACATATGTATTGCCAAAGTCATGAGACTGGGGGACAACAGTTGCATAGGCTGGTCTATTATCAGTAATTCTATAAACCTCTACACCATAAGTATAAAATGATGCAACATAAATCTTATTACTATTGCTGATAGTTATATCAACAGGCGTCCTCATAGGATTAGCAGAATCATAAAGCGCGCCAAGATGAGTACCATCATTATTATATACCTGTACTACATTCTGGAATACATCTGTAACATATACCCTCCCCTCTTCATCAACAGCCACACCGGAGGGCCTGAACAGCTTATTTGCTCCTATTCCGTAATCACCAAAACTGCGCATGTAATGTCCACTCATGTCAAAAACCTGAATCCTGGCACCTTCATAGGTACCTGCCGATGAAGATATTACCTGAAGGTCAGTCACTATAATCTCTCCGGCCAATGCATTAATAGCAATTGAAGTAGGATAATGGAAAAGCCCATTTGTATTACCGGAACCACCGAAGGAAAAGTTAAAAGTGCCGTCAGCATTATATACATAAACCACATCTCTTTCTGAATCCACCACATAAATATTTCCTGCAGCATCGAGAGCTATAGAAGCAGGCTTTAAAAAATTGCCGAAACTATTTATATAGTTACGGTTCTTGTCATAAACCTTTATTGTTCCACTGCTATCTCCTACATAAATACTGCCATTCCCAACTGCGACACTAATGGGTTCACTAAAACCATGTATAGTGTCTATATATGTTCCGTCACTGCCATAAATTACAAGTTTATTGCTCTTAGAATCAGTCACATATAAATTGTCATAAGCATCAAGAGCAACACCTGAAGGTGCCTGAAGCTTGCTGCTTATAGACTGTAGCCTGACATAATCAGGCATGACCGCTGCTTGGGTTTTAGCGGCAAAAGCAAAGGTTGACAATAAAAGTAGTGCAGAAATTGTAAAAATCGTTTGTATTTTATGTTTATATGTGGTCTTCATGTAATATAAGAAAGCAAAAACGATACCAAAAAAGATAACTCAATAAAAACAACGAGTTGTACCTATCATGCATATTGAAAAAAGTCTTTATAGCACCCACATGAGTGTTTTCACACAATAATCACAACAATAATAAATTATGGCCGATTATTTCTGGATTTTATTTCTTCCAGCCTTGCTTTAGAGGTAATTCCGTCACCAAAATCAGGAAACAGCCTGATAACTGCATTATACCCGGCTTCAGCTTCTTTCAGATTGTTAAGTTTGTAGTTTGATTCGGCATACATAAATAAAAGTGTTGGACTGCCAGCAGAACCGGATTTAGAGTAATCATTGAATGCGTCTCTGGCCAACACTGAGAGTTTTTCCCACTGTCCGCTTTTCAGGTAACTCGTGCCTAATGTTGTGTCAACAAGGTATTTGAATTTTGAGCCGGGATACCTTTTTATAAAATCGTTATAATGCGATTCAGCCTTGACAAATTCAGGCGGGTAGTAATCAGTCAATAAAATAGTGATCAGCCTGTAATAACTTTCCTGAGCAAGCGGAGCATCCGGATAATTATTTATGATCTCAAGATACTTCTTCTGCATCTCGAGAAGAACCTCATCCCTGTCAGCATCAGATGCCGATAAATCGAGCAGTTCACGAAAGACATTAATAGACTTGGTCTCCTGTTCCTCCTGTGGTACAGGTGATCTCCTGGCAGCACCGCCCTCCGGTCCGGATATTTCCTTTATCGGTGAAGTCGCGCACCCGTAAGAAAGCAAAACAAAAGCAATTAAAATGATAACTGTTTTTTTCATCAATATTGTTTCCAATTGTATTATTATACTTATGTTGTTATTTTACACTGTCTGATAAATATTTTCATATTTAATAAAATCTGCACATGTTCGACTGGTCAGGCCGATGTCATGCTGAATCTGCTGCAGCCATTATATTAAACCGGTCGATTTGTTGCTTATGTTTGCCATGAAAGATTATAATTTCACGTATTTTTTAGACCTCTTCAGAATATATTTGTAAATTTTTATCAAAAAAACCATTTCCGATAATTTGGAGGATTAATGAGCTTAAACGGACAGATAACCGATGTAAACAAGCTTAACAATATCGCAAGAGAGGTTCGTATCGATATCCTGAAGATGCTCACCTCTGCCGGCTCAGGCCATACCGGCGGATCTCTTTCAGCTACTGATATTGCAGTAGCAATATATTTCTCAAAGATGAGATACAACCCTCAGGATCCTTTATGGGATGGAAGAGACAGGTTCATTATGTCCAAGGGCCACGCAGCCCCATTGCTGTACGCCGTCCTTGCAAAGGCAGGGTACTTCTCAAAAGATATCCTCAATGACCTGCGTAAGATCGAGTCTCCGCTTCAGGGGCACCCATGCTGCAAGAGCCTTGCGGGAGTCGAGGTATCCACCGGCTCTCTGGGCCAGGGGCTTTCTGTCTCCAACGGCATGGCGCTGGGGCTGAAGCTGGACAATAATCCGGCAAGGATCTACTGCATAATGGGTGACGGCGAGGTACAGGAAGGCCAGGTATGGGAAGCTGCCATGACATCCGCACATTATCATCTCGACAATCTGTGCGCGGTCATTGACAGGAACGGCCTTCAGATCGACGGCCCTGTCGAAAAGGTAATGGGAATAGAACCGCTTACTGACAAATGGGCCGCATTCGGCTGGCATGTTATCAATATTGACGGGCATGACATAAAAGCGGTACTCGGCGCTCTCAACGAAGCAGAGAAGACCAAGGGCAAACCAACAATGATCATCGCCAATACGGTTAAGGGCAAAGGCGTGTCATTCTTTGAAGGCAAGGTCGAGTACCACGGCACTACCCCGTCAGTTGAGCAATTAGATAAAGCAATTAAGGAGATAAATAATGTCTGATACCGCAAAGAAACCTAAAGCAACAAGAGATGCATACGGGGAAGCGCTTCTTGAGCTTGGAAGAAAGAGGAGTGACGTAGTCGCCCTTGACGCCGACCTGTCGGGTTCTACAAAAACAAACAAGTTCGCTAAAGAATTCCCGGAAAGGTTTTTCAACATGGGTATTGCCGAGCAGGATATGATAGGGACTGCCGCCGGCCTCGCCCTTACCGGGAAGGTTCCATTTGCTTCAACATTCGCAGTGTTTGCAACAGGGCGGGCATGGGACCAGATAAGGCTTACACTATGTTACTCACGCACAAACGTAAAGATCGTCGCAACTCACGGAGGCATTACCGTAGGAGAAGACGGAGCATCGCATCAGGCGCTTGAGGACGTTGCCATTATGAGGGCGCTTCCAAATATGAACGTTGTTGTTCCCGCGGATGCCGCAGAGACCACATCGGCAATTAACGCAGTAGCATCCATGAAAGGGCCTGTCTATGTAAGGCTCGGCAGGGCCAATGTGCCGTACGTAATGCCTGATGATTACAGCTTCACTCTCGGCAAAGCACATGTCTTTAATATGGGAAAAGATGCGAATATTATAGCCTGCGGCATAATGGTAGACCTTGCGCTCAAGGCGGCTGAGATACTGAAGCAGGGCGGCATAGATACCGGGGTCATAAATATGTCAACGATCAAACCTCTTGACGAGGCTGTACTGCTTGAGGCCGCAAAAAATTCAAAATTACTTGTTACAGCAGAAGAGCATTCTGTTATCGGGGGACTGGGCGGCGCTGTTTCAGAGTTCATCTCGGAAAATCATCCTGTAACAGTAAAACGCATAGGCATCCAGGATACATTCGGATGTTCAGGACTGCCCTCTGAGCTCCTTACGTACCATGGCCTTACAGTTGAAAAGATCGTCGAAACAGTAAAGACATCACTGGGATAATGATCCGTTTCTCAAATGTTTCAAAGTATTTTGGCAAAGAACCTGTACTCACTGATATATCATTCACAATAACCGGATGAGGACGCTGCTGTATTCATATGATGCCGCTCTTCAGAATCTCTGGCGTGAAAAGTGGATAAACCTCCTTGCCGCTCTCTCAATAAGTACGGTTATGCTGATACTCGCCGCATTCCTTATATTAACAGCCAACATCGAATCATTTACCAATAAATATTTTAATGATTTCCGCATTATTGTCTATATGGATGAAGGCATCGGCAAAGATGAAGAAGACAGATTAAAAACACTTTTCCGGCAAGACAGCGACATATCAAGCGTAAAGCATATATCAAAGGAAGATGCCTTAGCGGAGCTGCAGAAGGCCCTGGGCACGGACAACTCACTACTTGAATCTGTTGACAGCAATCCGCTGCCCTCATCTTTTGAGCTTAAACTGAAACGTGGGGCGCTACGTCCTGCCCTCGTTAAACAAAAAGCAGCAATGATACTTCAGATTCCCGGGGTGGATGATGTTCAGTCCGGAGAAAAATGGCTCGCATCCTTTGTCAGGATAACCAGAGCCTTAAGGGCATTTGCATTGATAACCGGCTCAGCATTATTTACCGCTGTCATCTTTATATCATTCAGCACAATAAAGATACTCTTTTCCAGAAGAAAAGAAGAGAAAAATAACCTGAAGATGCCTGACGCGACAAGAGGGTCTATAAGGCTGACGTTTCTGCTCGAAGGCATCATCATCGGAACGCTTGGCGGCGCTGTCTGCTCATCTGTCATCCTGTTTTCCTATCCTGCAATTACCTCAAAATTAATTGAGCTTCTTCCGGAAACAGGGACATCTCTCTTCCATCTGCCTTTGGATATGTTATTGTTTGGCCCCATTGCCGGGGCGTTGCTAAGCCTTACAGGCAGTTTCATTGCAGTCGGAAAGAATAAATACTGACAAATGGAAACAAGAGAAGCAAAGACATTCCTTCTTATAATTTCAATAGTTTCTATCTCGCTTGCAGCTTCCTGTTTTTCACTTCTTCATGCGGCAGCCCCTGAAAAAGAACTTACAGATATCAGCAATAAAATCAAGGAGAGAAAAGAAAAGGTCAAAAAGACCAAAGAGGAAGAAAGGTCATTATCCACAAATCTGAAGACGATCGGCCTCTCACTCAAGGAGAAAGCTGATAAGATCCGCAAATACAATCAGATGATATCAGAAAAAACAGCCAATATAGATTCCGTTGATCAAAATATCACTTCCCTGCAGGCCGGCCTGGAAAAGAGGAAAAAAGTTCTTAATGAGCGCCTTCAAACAATATATAAGTTAGGGCAAAATGAGACAGCACATGTTTTCACATCTGCTGTCGACTATCAGAAGCTTGAAAGAAGAAGAAAATATTTAAGTTATATTGCGGAATACGACCGAAGATTGATTGATGATTATAAAGGTGGCCTTGTTAAGCTTGACGTTAATAAGAAATCGCTTGAGACACTTAAGGGCGGCCTCGAATCAGACAGGAAGCTTCTCAGTGAAAAGACCAGGGAACTGGAGGCGCAGAAACGCAAAAAAAGCACCCTGCTCACATCAGTAAAAGAGCGGCGCGGCAATTACGAAAAAGAGCTTGCGGAGCTGACAAAGGCATCAAAGAGGCTGCGCGCAATGATGAAGAGGATTTCAAGAATTGGAAGT
This genomic interval carries:
- a CDS encoding choice-of-anchor D domain-containing protein, giving the protein MPDYVRLQSISSKLQAPSGVALDAYDNLYVTDSKSNKLVIYGSDGTYIDTIHGFSEPISVAVGNGSIYVGDSSGTIKVYDKNRNYINSFGNFLKPASIALDAAGNIYVVDSERDVVYVYNADGTFNFSFGGSGNTNGLFHYPTSIAINALAGEIIVTDLQVISSSAGTYEGARIQVFDMSGHYMRSFGDYGIGANKLFRPSGVAVDEEGRVYVTDVFQNVVQVYNNDGTHLGALYDSANPMRTPVDITISNSNKIYVASFYTYGVEVYRITDNRPAYATVVPQSHDFGNTYVGSSSVTQKFTVYNIGNGDLQLGSVVIAGADVEDFIVQADSCNGSNLAPADTCEVIVAMSPVSVALKSAEINIYSNDPSSPLVVALSGDGVAAPNQSPVADAGGPYNVNEGTTSLLDASGSSDADGSIVSYAWDLDNDGVYETIGNPMGFDAASIDGPLGPFTIGLKVTDNLGAIGTTTTTIMINNVPPVADAGGPYSAVAGTAVLLSGSAVDSGNTDVLNYAWDLDGDGIYETSGNGAQITYDAVGNYAVGLRVTDDDGGVGIDTAQIIVTAAEVEVPGIDVSLNAGWNLVGWISDVGYYKAGSQPDQGEYASGAAMNSVENIDAAMTDIGLSSTDYLLLIGPEGKVHIPGSPFNTLKKLLPDRAYWIYANQDIVITLPGEKLSKAATSTLTAGWVQVGYRGDEGLNPADALRCIDGNYNIVVSGKGKLFIKGFPYNNLNSLHQGQGYFMYMTTTGTLTYDCP
- a CDS encoding tetratricopeptide repeat protein, which encodes MKKTVIILIAFVLLSYGCATSPIKEISGPEGGAARRSPVPQEEQETKSINVFRELLDLSASDADRDEVLLEMQKKYLEIINNYPDAPLAQESYYRLITILLTDYYPPEFVKAESHYNDFIKRYPGSKFKYLVDTTLGTSYLKSGQWEKLSVLARDAFNDYSKSGSAGSPTLLFMYAESNYKLNNLKEAEAGYNAVIRLFPDFGDGITSKARLEEIKSRNNRP
- a CDS encoding transketolase, with translation MTDVNKLNNIAREVRIDILKMLTSAGSGHTGGSLSATDIAVAIYFSKMRYNPQDPLWDGRDRFIMSKGHAAPLLYAVLAKAGYFSKDILNDLRKIESPLQGHPCCKSLAGVEVSTGSLGQGLSVSNGMALGLKLDNNPARIYCIMGDGEVQEGQVWEAAMTSAHYHLDNLCAVIDRNGLQIDGPVEKVMGIEPLTDKWAAFGWHVINIDGHDIKAVLGALNEAEKTKGKPTMIIANTVKGKGVSFFEGKVEYHGTTPSVEQLDKAIKEINNV
- a CDS encoding transketolase family protein — protein: MSDTAKKPKATRDAYGEALLELGRKRSDVVALDADLSGSTKTNKFAKEFPERFFNMGIAEQDMIGTAAGLALTGKVPFASTFAVFATGRAWDQIRLTLCYSRTNVKIVATHGGITVGEDGASHQALEDVAIMRALPNMNVVVPADAAETTSAINAVASMKGPVYVRLGRANVPYVMPDDYSFTLGKAHVFNMGKDANIIACGIMVDLALKAAEILKQGGIDTGVINMSTIKPLDEAVLLEAAKNSKLLVTAEEHSVIGGLGGAVSEFISENHPVTVKRIGIQDTFGCSGLPSELLTYHGLTVEKIVETVKTSLG
- a CDS encoding ABC transporter permease; translation: MRTLLYSYDAALQNLWREKWINLLAALSISTVMLILAAFLILTANIESFTNKYFNDFRIIVYMDEGIGKDEEDRLKTLFRQDSDISSVKHISKEDALAELQKALGTDNSLLESVDSNPLPSSFELKLKRGALRPALVKQKAAMILQIPGVDDVQSGEKWLASFVRITRALRAFALITGSALFTAVIFISFSTIKILFSRRKEEKNNLKMPDATRGSIRLTFLLEGIIIGTLGGAVCSSVILFSYPAITSKLIELLPETGTSLFHLPLDMLLFGPIAGALLSLTGSFIAVGKNKY
- a CDS encoding peptidoglycan DD-metalloendopeptidase family protein — protein: METREAKTFLLIISIVSISLAASCFSLLHAAAPEKELTDISNKIKERKEKVKKTKEEERSLSTNLKTIGLSLKEKADKIRKYNQMISEKTANIDSVDQNITSLQAGLEKRKKVLNERLQTIYKLGQNETAHVFTSAVDYQKLERRRKYLSYIAEYDRRLIDDYKGGLVKLDVNKKSLETLKGGLESDRKLLSEKTRELEAQKRKKSTLLTSVKERRGNYEKELAELTKASKRLRAMMKRISRIGSSRPSADKGFSSMKGILPWPVSGSIVVPFGKYIDPELKIPVYKNGVEIKTSPGSPVEAIMGGKIVFADKFKGYGLLVIIDHGGGYHSLYGQLSEIFHKTGAIIKKNTVIGKAGISKSLGIPALYFEIRDNGKPIDPYNWLMKNSINKTSKK